Sequence from the Megalops cyprinoides isolate fMegCyp1 chromosome 4, fMegCyp1.pri, whole genome shotgun sequence genome:
CGATGTAATGTCGGTTTTCAAGCCGAACGTAAGTGTCCTCACATCCAcctaaatgtgaaataaataaagtttgatACATCAGCTGGGAGAACTCTAACAAAACTGGATGTTTTGTTTAACTTATCACTCTTACCTATCCAAATGTAAAAGCAAGAAGGAGAGCAGCGTTTTGATAACTGCTTTGTAACATCCTGATGATGAATATCATTGACTCTTAATTTCAATTTAttatggaagttgctctggataagagcgtctgctaaatgcatgtaatggcatgtaatgtaatgtaatgtaatgtcgaAATGAATACAACTAATGTTATGGTGACAGCCAGGACTCTGGATGCATCTTCCTCCAGTTAATCATCACCAGAATGACGTCACACTGGGCCATAATTTGGAACATCACAAGCAGTAAATAATTAACTCTATTCTGAAGAGAAAGGAACTTGgtgcaattgcatattgcttGTACACGTGTCTAGCTTTACTCTCATGCTGTGCAAACAGACATGCTATGTTGCACTTCGGAGGGTATTTGTGTTAGTATGTGCACGATAGAGGGTAAGTGTGGGTGTCctattaataaatattagtaaaaagatttttaaagaaTCTTCAAAAAACAATAACTATACCACCAGGAATATCACTGATATTAGTAGCGGTAGGTTTGAAATCACCTGCCCTTCGAGCAAGTAACATTCCACTTGTATTTCTGTGGCCAACAGCCCCGTCCCAATACCCGTGCAAGTCTGACTACCTTGCGTGGGAAGCCAAGAATGGAGAGGCACACCTCCACAACTTTGTTTATGCCAACAACAGCCTCATCGTTTCCCAGGCGGGCCGCTACCACGTGTATCTGCAGATCACCTACAGGATGATCGAGAGCAAGGCCTGCAAGCCTGGATctatgctgctgctgcatcagGCTGTGTATCGGAAGTCGGAAAGTTACCCCAAGGACATCACTATCATGGAGACCTCGGACTCTGTAAACTGCAACGAGCATAAATGGTGGAAGTCCGTCTTTTCGTCAGCCGTGTTCCTGCTGGAGAAGGACGATCAGCTGAAGGTGAAGGCCGAACATCCTGACATGATTCATTGGCAAGAGACAAACGTGTTTTTTGGGGCTTATCTCATTTAGGGAGGATGCAATATTGGGATccagtatttttaatgttatgttaattattcaattattctAGTGTTAATACTgtggtttttacatgtttattacTGCTTACACTTTCCACAATATTTGCTTTGTGAAAAACTTTGTAAGAGGAAATGTATACTGGCATTCTTCTATATAGATTTTACAAAATCTGCAGTTGCTTGGATGTGCCCAGCAATCGTTTGTATACTGTAAACTTGATATAATGTAGTTCTCAAGTTGTGAATTGGTCAAAATCCCTTATTTTATCTATTGTATATGATgtgtaatggcgagcttagttgggccgaatggcctgttctcgtcatcatatgttcttatgttcttatgttcttatgtgtACATTGTCGTCAGACATAAGAACAactgattttctcttttttattattgtgtctGTTCATCCTAACAGCATTGTGtcctgtttgattttgttttttttttttaacaatttctAAATGTAGCCACCATTGTCTTTATTaaagattaaatatttttaaaggatttttgtatttatttgcacagAATATGTGAGATTGTGAGTATGGCAATTATGTGTTTAATTTGGAAGTggccgtgtttttttttttttttgtttaatatcagAAAGAGGGACAGTATTAGGAGAAATCATCTATCAGGTTTTTCCGAAGAACTGGTA
This genomic interval carries:
- the LOC118777209 gene encoding lymphotoxin-alpha-like — its product is MRWINWINDRDIKHTRRVSSLLSFSGAMPLCNEREALHVEMPEAEAERDKSVLILINHCKEMRRQERNSRIVTGLLLLGVAALFIFFQTRKDSSSDREHAAKYEDPIAYQPGANPSAHLTAPSQYPCKSDYLAWEAKNGEAHLHNFVYANNSLIVSQAGRYHVYLQITYRMIESKACKPGSMLLLHQAVYRKSESYPKDITIMETSDSVNCNEHKWWKSVFSSAVFLLEKDDQLKVKAEHPDMIHWQETNVFFGAYLI